tcttaactgactagcctagttaaattaaaaaaatattgtaGAATAGGCTACTCCTGTATCCAAACTAGATTAGGACACCGTTATGATTTCATTGGTCTCGTCAGGCATGGTTTTAAGGTCTTCAATCAAAGTTTTATGTCGTACCTCGTTAACTTCTTCAGTGAAAAGTAGCTATGCATCCCCCATTCGGTTCGCGTGTGAATGTGTAGGCCTATAGTGACAGTGGAAAAATAAACCCATAGCTCCAGCACACAATGTCATGTAGGGGTAGTGTATTACaatgtaaaataatataataatatataatataataataatataataatatataataatataataataatataaaatgtaatgtaataatataAAATGTGTATGCAGTAGAGTTAAAATGGTTATTCCATCAAACTTCATATTATTAGAATAGTACACAACgcagaacagaacaaccaggttgAGGGTCAGTGGCCAAAGCCCGCTAACAGGAATATTCCAAGTTCAGACAGAAGGGGGAGTCTGTCTTTTCACAATACTATTGCAGATCAACATAAAAGCCTAAAAGACAGTGGTGGTGTCGCTCTTCATTTCTTGGTTCTCCTGTGGTACATATAGGGGGGACCCGCTACATTTATATATCCTATAGCACCACGTGTGTATATTTTCATTTATAATTTAATTAATCcatgaaataaataatactaGCACATAAAATTACGTTATTGTATACTAGCCTACTCCCCTATCGACACAGTATGTAAATAATATTGCCTACGTGCTTTCGACAATACGTCATCAACTCGTTATAAACAAAAAGTAATTAttttaaaataaaacaaatgttccttttcaaTACAGTTGGTTTTAAAAAATCCTAACGATATCACAACTTAAATATAGACTACTTACTACTCAATCGGATCAAGGACATCTTGGTAATTATTTTCATCGTCTCTAGGATACTATTCGGGGCAGATACTCTCGAAAATTGCGTCTGTCGCTTGTACATATATATTTCATGAATTTCATATGAATTTCTGTGTCGCGGCTGAGCTCTCAAATACCGTGTCCGTCTCTCACTCTATGACCGGTCACTGCTATGCGGATTCCTTGGGACAGCTTTACCCTAAACTAACACTAAACTTAACCATTTTACATTTCTACTTGATTGAGGAAGACCCTCACGGAAAGCCTATGAACTCCTCTATTCGACAGAAAGCCATGGACACAACTGTTATTGGTTGTCCGATGTAGGCTACTGGGAACTGGTAACACAGTCCGTGTTTGGCTAACAACATTTAGATCTGTATACAGCGATCTGTATACACCTATAGATTGGAGATAATATTTTCTAGGCAATTGGCGATAACAGGAAATACAGAAGCCGTACGGCCATACTATAGCTCAAGGCGGCTACTTCGGAATGTCTGCTTGCATGGTAAAAACTGCACATTTCTAACATTTATGGTTGAAATGTAATTTACATTTAATTAAAACTATGCACCTTATGACTTTCATTAACACGCAGGCGTTGGTATGACATGTTAGTTTACACGCAGGCGTAATGCAGACGTCAGTAAAGGCGTTGTTGGTGTTATGTCAGACGTTCAATGGTAAACGACAGGCACACGGTGGAACGGTCGCCTAGGCTTAATTCTGGCCCATATCAATGTTTATAGCATATTTATTTGCTGTTATTGTATTTATAAGTAGCAGCCATATAACAAACAGCCAAGGAAACGAATTGTTTTCACTTTATGACAGAACATTCATAATCTGCCAGACTGTGGCATTCCACCTGATTTGTTAGGATTTTCTTGTGACAATGCCCCTGTCACAATTTTGGACCCCCTAAATGTGGAGTATGAAATAATTTTTACATAACTCATTTTTGCTATCGTTCCGTTATTAGACAATGGCAGCAATGATTATTATTGAACATGATCTTTTGCCTGCAATGCAGTGAAGAAAACAATATGAGAACAATAACATCTAATCTAACttgcccctctaacagtacaactggccccagcttggctcCCACAGTTGAAATGGTCTAGAACCGccactgtctccctctacctactACCTGCCTGTTTCTGCTGCCACTGGTTTTTCACTCACTCCCCACACACCCAGAAACTTGAATATCATTAATTACCATTTCGTCTTCATGAAAAGCCCTCTGACCAGTGTTTTTTACTTTCTCTATAGTCATTATGGATATTGTCTGAGCCTGCTGGCCATTAATACTGGTATTGCGCTTTCTTTATTGAAATGGGAATTAAGGAAGACTGCTTTAATTTTCAATTAAGATACATTAAATCTAACAATGTCTTAATTGTATGCTTTTATAGGGTCTGTATTacaagttaaataaagatttgtGCAAACTGGAAGTGTGACTTCTTTCCCCAAGGATTTCCTCATGCTGAGCTACTTGTCAGTTATGAGTTATTCCATACCAAGGCTAGATGGAGCTGAATGGAAACAACACCACACAACTGCAATGCAACTAATTCATCTCATTGGAACATGGAATATTCAGACTGAACAGTCATCAATTAAAATATGGATTTCTTGGCTGAATTAAAGTTGAATTAAACCTTCAAAAAGGGACACACCTACACAATGACAGTTTTATCAAATAAAGTAATTTACTGCATCAATTATAGTCATAGCCTCTCCCCTTCATTTGATTAAAGGAAAGGGATGGATGTTTGATTTATTAGAATCCCCATTAACCGACAAAagactacatacattaacatgtagtgtgtgtgcatctatcagttccACACACATGTCAGTACATGCACACAACAAGTAGGTTACATGGGGGGGGGGGCGTCAGGggttgttttgttttttgaaaacaactttgctgttcacttgcactatataagatggaagggagttccaagCACtcgtctctgtataatactgtacgtttacttgaatttgttctggacctgggcaCTGTGAAAAGACACCTGGtcgcatgtctggtggggtaaatATGTGTAAGTTGACTacgcaaacaatttggaatttccaacaaATTAATGTTCCTCAAACTATCTTCAACTCTCAGCCAAGAAAGACTGGCATGCATAATATTAATCTTTGCCCTCGGATTACAATGAAGcaagacgtgccgctctgttctgggccagctgcatctgaactaggtctttctttgcagcattgATCATATAAATGGACAATAATGACAATaagacaaaactagggcctgcaggacttgctttgtggatTGCGGTTTCAAAAAAGCAGTtatctttattacggacagacatCCCTttatctttacaaccattgaatatATCTTTTGACCACGACGGTTTAAAATCTatggtaacaccaagtaatttagtctcctcaacttgttcaacagccacaccatttgttaccagattcagctgaggtctagaacttagggaatgatttgtaacAAATACaagccacccattccaaaacagactgcaactctttgttaagggttccagtgacttcattagctgtggttgctgatgcgtacaTATATAGTTGAATCATCAGTATACATGGACATCTATGCTTTGTTTTAATGCCATTGGCAGTAAAAAATAGTAGAGCAAATTGGGCCAAACAGCGCAACACTCCAGGCAGAAAACGGAATGTTCTATTCTCAACCAAACCCATCTTTTCAAAGAAAACGTCATTTAATTATCCTGTATCTGTATTTCTAATGTATTCCAAACGCAGATGGTAACCAGATGATCCCAATCATTTAGGCAGTAAACGATGCCCCCCCCTGGTCTGTTCTATTGTGAATTGTCTGGGACTCATTGTTTTCCTGTTCACTACTCAAATATATTTGACTTAATGTTAAAGACGAAATTAACTGCTACCCAGAACCACAACGGACCCATAGTAAAGTGAGTCTTTTTTATCCTATTCCTTTTTATAATAACTGTGTCCCTGTGCAACATGCTGAGCTCTGCCCACTGGGGCGTGGCTTAAGGAGTGCTTTTTGAAGTAAGCGTTTGTATCGTGTGAGGCTTGCTATGTAAAGCAGGCAAACAGGCATCCCACTACTGTTTCGATTGaacattagaatgggcaaaacgagtgaccgaAGCAACTTTGAGTGTGGTTTAATTGTCAGTGCCAGGCGCCCCGGTTCCTGTATCTCAGAAACTgtggcctcctgggcttttcatgcACGACATTGCCTAGGGTTTCCTGAGAAtggtgcaacaaacaaaaaacatccagtcagcagcagtcctgtgggtgaaaacaccTCGTTGAGAGGTCAAAGGAGCCTGGCAAGACTCTAACAAGCGGGCCACAAACAGGAAAATAACGACGCAGTACAACATTGGTCTGCAGAACGGCATCTTGGAACGCACAACTTGGCGGTCCTTGTCACAGATGGGCTACTACAGCAgtcgaccacaccgggttccactcctttcaactaaaaacaagaagaagcggctccagtgggcacaAGATCAATAACACTGGataattgaggagtggaaaaacattgcctggtccgacgAATCATTCTGATGGTAGAGTCAGAATTTGGCGTGAGCAGCATGATTCCATGGACCCATCCggcctggtgtcaacagtacaggctggttgCGAAGTGTAATGGTGtgtggaatgttttcctggcacacgttagttCCCTTGATAGCAATTGAGAAACGTTTCCATGCCCTGAAGAactcaggctgttctggaggcagaGGGGGGTCCCGacctggtactagatgggtgtacgtAATAAACTGTCACTAAGTGTATATAGTACATAGTGAGAAACAAAATGAAGATATATTGTtcatgcaaatacacacacacacacacacagcgtacaGTAAGGATGGCGGTTGGGGTGGCTGGACACTAGGGCTTTGGCAGGCAGTTGTTGCGTTGGGTCAGGGTTCATCTTGTCTCACTGAGACTCTAGGGTCTGGTTAAAGTGTCTCTTCCCATCCAGGTACAACATGGActctatagagacagacacacatgaGACCAATGTTAGACTGTGTGGAATCAATAGACGTTAACTTTAACCTCTTTGTGTTGGCACAAACGTAAGAGTACCTCCGTAGCTCTGCGGTACTATGTTGGGGACGTCTTTGTCTGTGACGAAGGTGAAGTGGAAGACGTTAGTCGTGTTGTGATGCCGGGTCAGGGGGTCAAGAACCTCTGTATGAACTCTGACCTGGATGTAGTTCCCCTCTGTGTaacacacctggagacacagagaAGGACATGTTAGCACTGAAACTGGAGCAGATCAAACAACACACCAATGCATATGCATACACACACCTGTGATGAGAGCAGTAACAGGGAGCCAATCTCTACAGGCTTCTGGAAGAGGATATCGTCCACGGCAACCAGGATAGGCCGACACcccctggagggagggagggaggaatacacACACAATGAGGAAGCACAGGTGTATGTGGTGCACCGGGACAAATGTCTtctctaacaaacacacacaatctaGCAAATCAAAATTGGTTCTGTGAATGTTCAGGGAATGTTATTGGataaatgtacatttacatttgagtcatttagtagacgctcttatccagagtgacttacagtagtgagtgcatacattttcatttgTACTGTTCCCCAGTGTGAATCGAACTTGGCGTTGCAAGTGCCATACTCTACCATCTGAGCCACCCGGGACCAATTATGTATGTCACAACATCACACTATAACATTTATGAGTCTTGTGGGAACGCTCCTTGCTTGTTGATATGGGAATTTTGAATAACATAACCATCAACATTAATAGGACATTCCTGTAATATTTTCTCATAACCACTTTCATTAAATACAGACATAATTTCTGAGGTGTGTTTATGGTAAATGTTTCATGTTACAACATCGCACTGTAACTGAGAATGTTCTTGGTTTGCTGGGAACAGACTTGCTCACTCACTCACCCGTAGGCACATGCGTTAGCCCAGCCCAACTCGTAAGCTTTCCTCATCAGAAACCCTCCAAAGATCCTGTTAAAGATATTCCTCTCCTGAAAACACACATCTTAGTCAGCACAAATTAGAAAAGTTTCAGGTTGTAAAtctggctccctccctctctcctctctctctaacctgtggATGGCAGATCTCCAATCCTTTGACTTTGGCGTCCTCCATCCATACGGAGTTAGGAGGCAGAACTCTGCTACGGAAACTCACTGTcctaccaaacacacacacacaccatcactcacAAAAAGGTTTTCCTGGATTATATGTGTCATAATGAATTATTTTTCATAATTAAGATGTAACATTCATATtcggacagtgaagctaaaaaaTGCAGAATATTTTAACAGCTTATGTTTCAGTGAGGTATAGTTTGCTATTGTAAAttgtctttcttcctctcctgtggcggtcttcatgagagacagtttcagcatagtacttgatggtttttgcaaatacagttgaagaaactttaaaagttcttgaaatgttctggattgactgaccttcatgtcttaaagtaatgactgtcgtttctctttgctttcaataacttttaaagtttcttcaagtgcagtcgcaaaaaccatccatcactatgatgaaactggctctcatgaggaccgccactggaaaggaagacccagagttactgcataagatgacctggcctacacaatcacccgaccttaacccaattgagatgttttgggatgagttggaccgcagagtgaaggaaaagtagccaacaagtgcctagcatatgtgagaactccttcaagacagttggaaaagcattccaggtgaagctggttgagaaaatgccaagagtgtgcaaagctgtcatcaaggcaaagagtggctacttcgaagaatctcaaatataaatatttttttatttgtttaacactttttggttactacctgattccatatgtgttgtttctgtcctccaaacacgacgagttgagtttttaacaaaaagttatattttggtttcatctgaccatatgacattctcccaatcttcttctggatcatccaaatgctctctagcaaacttcagacgggcctggacatgtactggcttaagcagggtgacacgtctggcactgcaggatttgagtccctggcggcgtagtgtgttactgatggtaggctttgttactttggtcctagctctctgcaggtcattcactaggtccccccgtgtggttctgggatttttgctcaccgttcttgtgatcattttgaccccacggggtgagatcttgcgtggagccccagatcgagggagattatcagtggtcttgtatgtcttccatttcctaataaatcccacagttgatttcttcaaaccaagctgcttacctattgcagattcagtcttcccagcctggtgcaggtctacaattttgtttctggtgtcctttgacagctctttggtcttggccatagtggagtttggagtgtgactgtgaggttgtggacaggtgtcttttatactgataacaagttcaaacaggtgccattaatacaggtaacaagtggaggacagaggagcatcttaaagaagaagttacaggtctgtgagagccagaaatcttgcttgtttgtaggtgaccaaatacttattttccaccataatttgcaaataaattaataaaaaatcctacaatgttattttctggatttttttctctcaatttgtcatagttgaggtgtacctatgatgaaaattacaggcctctcttatctttttaagtgggagaacttgcacaattggtggctggctaaatacttttttgccccactgtgtatatatatatatatatatatatatatataattgtgtTCATTCAAAGGGGTGCACCTCTCTCAAGTGTCTTGTTTCATATCGTCTCAACATTATGAAGTCAATTAAGATCGACACCTTCAGTGAACTTCTCTCATTTTACAGGGAACATCAATGTGACAACAATGTGATATAACTCCCAATAAGTCCTTTATGGTGATATTTGTTCTAAAAATGATAATTGTGATTTAAAAATACTTTATGGAAGTAAAGTTGCTAATTGTTCATGTCATCATTTTACTgacgcgtgtgtgcgtgcatttgtgTGTCATACTTGGTGTCCAGGGTGTTGAGGAACAGGCTGTGTACGATCTTCCTCTCCTCAGCAGTAGGGGCCACCTTCAGTAGAGACGCTGTACTCAGCTCTATACGACGCGTCTTATTGActggcaggacacacacacagtaaataaTAGAAACAAacacagtaatatatatatatatatatagaaacgCATGTAATGTGTCTTACTCTCTCCCTGCTGAAACAGTTCCTCCTCTTCAGGCCCCTCTGGTTTCAGAGGATTAACAAACGCTGCcctgacagacaaacagagagagccagacagatagatagacagagagaaacagagagaaagacagacagaaaaacagagagacagacagagtaataGAGACAGTTAATAATGGTTGGATACTATAGATGGATGAATGGCTGGAATGACGTATGGATGGTTGGGGTGACGGACAGATAGTTGTTGTGTACCTCTTGTTCTCAGGGTCTCTGGCAACCATAACAAACGTAGCATCCAGAACTGGAGTGTAGGCCCCATCATGGTACTATacatacacagagacataacatCACTATTGTggactttttttgtgtgtgtgtgtgtgtgtgtgtgtgtgtgtgtgtgtgtgtgtgtgtgtgtgtgtgtgtgtgtgtgtacctgagacATGTGCATCTTGGCTTCGATGGAGGTCTTCCCCACCCAGGTCACGTGACCAGTGAACTTGATGTCACAGTCAGGGTGTATGACTTGTTTCCTCATGTCTGTGACATCACATACACATACCAGAATGCAACAGCAACAAACTATTCAATGATACTGGGAAAAGTATCCCAGGATTAGACTTGAGAAACCCTGGTCTACGCAGTACATCCTGGTGTTGTATCAGCATTGTTGTGTCATACCTATCTTGTCCACCAGGGCAGTGACGATGGACAGAGGAGATCTCTGAAGTGCCTTGTTATGGGTGTGAGAGTAACAGATCaacactgaggagagagagaaataacactATAATAACATGTACCAGTGTGCATTGTGGTTGAGGTGATGATGTCATACCTGCTAGACTGTCCAGATCCTCCAGGATACGGCCAAACCTGGAATAGAGAAACCGGACTGAGAGGggggaaagggtgtgtgtgtgtgtgagcatgtgtttgTGAGCATGTGTTACCTGACACCTTTGTGGTAGTTAAGGTATTTCTCTCTAAGGGTAGGGTCTGTGCCCAGGGGAAGGTGGACCTCTATGTAGCTGTCCTTCATCCTGCGGACAGGAAGCTCATCTTGAGAACCAGCCAGCTGATTGGACAACGACAAACGGTCAGCTAACGCCTGCTGGTGGTCCCTacaggatgggaggagagatagggaaagagaTTCATCAGGAATGAGCTGTGAGTTTAACAAAGTCATGAACATATCTAACAGTCAACACAGGTCTTCCTTGTCGTGGTATCAGTATTCTCAATACAAAATAGGTATACTGGTTCTGTTATTGTACCTCCAGTTAGTGGACGCTCCCACAATCTCCCTCAGCCGGTTGCGCACTGAAAAACAATCCACACAGTTGATCAGCtctcagtgtttgtgtgtactgATACTGTTCTCAGAACAGAACATTCTGGTTAAATGACGAGCACAGAAATTAATTATTTTGCAGACAGGGCGTATTTGATGAGAAGACTTGGTTGAGTGCGCTGTGGCGGAAGAGTTTAGAGCAGCGCTACGGTATTTAATATTGCTCAATTTATTTTTAAAGCCTGGGGGAAAAGGAGAAATGTGTTTATATAATGTGACAAAATGGTAAATTGCGAAATGTAATTTTGTTTTTTTGCACATATTACAGCCAATGTGGGCTGGGCACCAATAGGTGTATGACACTAAAATGAATCCTAATCAATCAAAATACAACGGGAAACATGATCTCAGACAGAATGATAGCAGCAAGCTCCAGAGAGTAGAGGTCTGGATGGGATACTCTACATCAGTTCTGCTGTTGTTCCAGCTGGCACATGGAACCAGAGTGGCTCTGCACTGCAGCCTGAGGGTATGTGTGCAATGGGGAGATATCAGTACTGTACTGACAAGTTAATACAATGTAATTTGAGATTTGCCCATTAGTTTGTGGCCCACCTGACTGGAGTCGCTGTGTTGTCATAATGTTGAGACGATATGTACCCATATGAAACAAGACGCTTGAGAGAGGGATAGCCCTAAAATCACCAAGGCAGAAGCCACCTCAAAACATGGGTCCATCTCTGAGGAACATACAgtagtgtagatacagtccatAATGCAAGTTTGTATAGAGAACATTAAAGGTCTGTCTACTAAAATATACTACAGGAGGGTTGCAGCATCTGTAAGAAGAGCTAGCCACTGCCACAGGCCAGGGATGCATTCACAGTTCAGTGTGTAGAAAATGGAAGAGGGTAACAAGCCCGTACAACCAGGCCAGctcaacacagaacacagaaggCTGCTGGATTTAACAACAGAAAGTGACAGGGTGCTGGATATCACAAGAGAGATTGACGGTGTGTGAGAGTTTGTTATCAAGACAGTGTGCTTGAGAGACAGTTAGCTAAGCTACATGCAGGCAGATTTATGTTGAATTAAAACAGAATTAAGAAAGTGCTTTATACAGTTAGGATTCAGGTTTGTTTACCAACACACCATTTGACACTAGCAAGTGAGCATTCCCTGTGGAGACAAGACAAGTCATGGGTCAGAGGTAACAAAAGGAGACTGGATTGAGACTCAATGTCTTGCCATCATACCTCACAAGTAGTTCATGTTAGGTTCATAACACTGAGTGAGGCAGCTAATCAATCCACCAACCAATATATCAAACAcataatcagtcagtcagtaaggtGGGTATGGCCTTACCCTCAGACATGTCCGGGGCCTTCCCCTGCAGAGACACAGGGCCCAGGGAGAACGCCCTCGTTGTCAGAGATGCCACCGATCTTAGAAAACGGAACCTGTGGAATGGAATGAACACCGAAATGTCAACACAACAAGCCCACAACATTCTAACTCAGAGTTCCAATTGCAACACCCCTGTCCCGTAAACCCATTAATAGACGTGTATGGGAATCCCAGATGTCTGTCAAGTCCCTGGCACATAGCCCACTGATACTGCCAGTTACAGCTGCTCAATGGGATATCTGGTCAGTCAGAGGGTGCATCTCAATACCCTGGATGTTGCTGTCAACAAACATAATTTTAACGTTAGGTTACAGTCGTAGCTAGTAACTAGACAGACTTAACAGTCTATAGCAGCCAAGTGGTTAGATCGTTAGGCCAGTAACttaaccgagctgacaaggtaaaaatctgtcagtctgagaaaggacgttaacccactgttccccgggcgccgaagacatggatgtcaattaaggcagcctctgtgattcagaggggttgggttaaatgcggaagaaaCGTTTCAGTTAAACTTTCAGTTGGACagttgactaggtatccccctttccctttatataGCTAAGTATTTAGCCAGGGGGATGGAAAGAAGCCTCTAATATATTTATGACAGTAGAACACACGCCTTTTGTTAAACACGTGAGCTGGCTCACCCAGAACTAGGATGAAAAAGCGCCTCAGCAATGTATCTAACAATATATTTAGGTTAGGACTTGATTGAAATAGAACCAgcaggtagctaacgttagctacgtAGCCAGGCTAACTAGCTAAATGTTCTGTCAAATCGTCTGTTTGACTCTTATTAACCTAAAAGAAAACGGCACATTTTTAAACACGGAAAGCAGAACCCAAAGATGTGATTGACATACTGCGAGTGGTAAAGGAAGGTCGCAAACTAAAATCACTGTTTGCTTAGCTAGAAACCAACGTCGGTCAATAgccttagctagctaacgttactacACAAAATACCATAGTTAGCTTTTCTGTCAAATCGACTGGTTTAACTCTTCTCCACCCCATACCTCGGCAACAACATGTCCGTGTGTATCGTTTATTTGCTATTAAAAGACGCTTgagaagttagctagctaaatacaACTCTGAAAAGAGAGGACAGATTAagctaattttgaaaaaagtgGCAGCACTGAAAAGTGTACTTCCTTGGACATTTGGCCTGCCGGTGCATACCGTAATGTTAAAAATAAGTGCGCAATTATTTGGGGAATATAATGCACGGTTTATAAGCAATATCAAATTCGTGTATTGTGATGGGGTACCACTGTTGAATTTtaaagctcatgaggcatttctagGTTATATAACATTCACATATGAGCCGTCATTGAGACTCACTTAGATCATTTCATTCATTATAGAACAGTAGCAATAAAATGATATAACATCTATATTGAatctttattcaactaggcaagtcagataaaaacaaattcttattcataATGACTTCTACACCGGCCAAACAcggatgctgggccaattgtacgtctCCATATAGGACCCCCAATCACGGCCCGTTGTGATActgcctggattcgaaccagggtgtctgtagttacgcttctagcactgagaccgctgctccactcgggagcaTATAAAAGAGACAGGAATGCTTGTGGGGAAAGTGTTGTTATATTTATTCAGAACCATATCCCAGTAATGCTTAGAGATAGATTtaatgtcaagtgttattgaagttcGGTGGCTGAAGGTTCACCTGCTTCATCTAAAGCCTATAATTTTGGGGCGTTGCTATAGGCGAGCAGTCAGTAtctgcagtaccagtcaaacgttttgacacacctactcattcaagggtttgtctttatttttactattttatacattgtagaataatagtgaagacatccaaactatgaaataacacatatggaatcatgtagtaaccaaaagtgttaaacaaatctaaatattttatttttgagattcttcaaagtagccacccttttccttgatgacagctttgcacactcttggtattctctaaaccagctccatgaggtagtcacctggaatgcatttcaattaacaggtgtgccttgctaaaagttcatttgtggaacttcttaatgcgtttgagccgatcagttgttttgtgaccaggtaggggtggtatacagaagatatttggtaaaagaccaagtccatatgaaggcaagaacagctcaaacaaaCAAAGAGAAACAACTGTCCATCACTatgttaagacatgaaggtcagtcaatccggaaaatttaaAGAACTTTTTAACGTTTTTCTTTGAGTacgcgtgtccaaacttttgactggtactgtatgtttacaaTATGTATTTTagaaacaatacaaaacatacaaaTGACTACATCATACAAACATCACTACACCCCTCCTGCCCAATAGCCCCCACCCCTATCTCTAGcacatggcctcaaactgcatttaaaaaaaatctttgttgatattatggcaagaacagctcaaataagcaaagaaaaacaacactccatcattactttaagacatgaaggtcagtcaatctggaaaatttcaagagctctgaaagtttcttcaagtgcagtcacaaaaaacatcaagtgctatgatgaaactggctctcatgaggaccaccacaggaaaggaagaccctgagttacctctgctgcagaggataagttcattagacttACCAGCgac
This window of the Oncorhynchus keta strain PuntledgeMale-10-30-2019 chromosome 4, Oket_V2, whole genome shotgun sequence genome carries:
- the LOC118369822 gene encoding acyl-coenzyme A thioesterase 9, mitochondrial-like isoform X1, whose translation is MLLPRFRFLRSVASLTTRAFSLGPVSLQGKAPDMSEGNAHLLVSNVRNRLREIVGASTNWRDHQQALADRLSLSNQLAGSQDELPVRRMKDSYIEVHLPLGTDPTLREKYLNYHKGVRFGRILEDLDSLAVLICYSHTHNKALQRSPLSIVTALVDKIDMRKQVIHPDCDIKFTGHVTWVGKTSIEAKMHMSQYHDGAYTPVLDATFVMVARDPENKRAAFVNPLKPEGPEEEELFQQGEINKTRRIELSTASLLKVAPTAEERKIVHSLFLNTLDTKTVSFRSRVLPPNSVWMEDAKVKGLEICHPQERNIFNRIFGGFLMRKAYELGWANACAYGGCRPILVAVDDILFQKPVEIGSLLLLSSQVCYTEGNYIQVRVHTEVLDPLTRHHNTTNVFHFTFVTDKDVPNIVPQSYGESMLYLDGKRHFNQTLESQ
- the LOC118369822 gene encoding acyl-coenzyme A thioesterase 9, mitochondrial-like isoform X2; the encoded protein is MLLPRFRFLRSVASLTTRAFSLGPVSLQGKAPDMSEVRNRLREIVGASTNWRDHQQALADRLSLSNQLAGSQDELPVRRMKDSYIEVHLPLGTDPTLREKYLNYHKGVRFGRILEDLDSLAVLICYSHTHNKALQRSPLSIVTALVDKIDMRKQVIHPDCDIKFTGHVTWVGKTSIEAKMHMSQYHDGAYTPVLDATFVMVARDPENKRAAFVNPLKPEGPEEEELFQQGEINKTRRIELSTASLLKVAPTAEERKIVHSLFLNTLDTKTVSFRSRVLPPNSVWMEDAKVKGLEICHPQERNIFNRIFGGFLMRKAYELGWANACAYGGCRPILVAVDDILFQKPVEIGSLLLLSSQVCYTEGNYIQVRVHTEVLDPLTRHHNTTNVFHFTFVTDKDVPNIVPQSYGESMLYLDGKRHFNQTLESQ
- the LOC118369822 gene encoding acyl-coenzyme A thioesterase 9, mitochondrial-like isoform X3; the encoded protein is MSEGNAHLLVSNVRNRLREIVGASTNWRDHQQALADRLSLSNQLAGSQDELPVRRMKDSYIEVHLPLGTDPTLREKYLNYHKGVRFGRILEDLDSLAVLICYSHTHNKALQRSPLSIVTALVDKIDMRKQVIHPDCDIKFTGHVTWVGKTSIEAKMHMSQYHDGAYTPVLDATFVMVARDPENKRAAFVNPLKPEGPEEEELFQQGEINKTRRIELSTASLLKVAPTAEERKIVHSLFLNTLDTKTVSFRSRVLPPNSVWMEDAKVKGLEICHPQERNIFNRIFGGFLMRKAYELGWANACAYGGCRPILVAVDDILFQKPVEIGSLLLLSSQVCYTEGNYIQVRVHTEVLDPLTRHHNTTNVFHFTFVTDKDVPNIVPQSYGESMLYLDGKRHFNQTLESQ
- the LOC118369822 gene encoding acyl-coenzyme A thioesterase 9, mitochondrial-like isoform X4; the protein is MSEVRNRLREIVGASTNWRDHQQALADRLSLSNQLAGSQDELPVRRMKDSYIEVHLPLGTDPTLREKYLNYHKGVRFGRILEDLDSLAVLICYSHTHNKALQRSPLSIVTALVDKIDMRKQVIHPDCDIKFTGHVTWVGKTSIEAKMHMSQYHDGAYTPVLDATFVMVARDPENKRAAFVNPLKPEGPEEEELFQQGEINKTRRIELSTASLLKVAPTAEERKIVHSLFLNTLDTKTVSFRSRVLPPNSVWMEDAKVKGLEICHPQERNIFNRIFGGFLMRKAYELGWANACAYGGCRPILVAVDDILFQKPVEIGSLLLLSSQVCYTEGNYIQVRVHTEVLDPLTRHHNTTNVFHFTFVTDKDVPNIVPQSYGESMLYLDGKRHFNQTLESQ